One Myxococcales bacterium genomic region harbors:
- a CDS encoding NADAR family protein, producing the protein MTARRLPGPRYCEARATSAARDIEGLERPTTAASCEAARRRIAGCSPATPRAASPAPHDRVRGDPFARNATGRAQKDLDPIKSHGNSFFVNRADLIRRTAAGESFKWLFFWGHTPKTPGRVDASCLSQWYPASFELDGVRYATAEHAMMAEKARLFGDDEAVARVLVAKSPAEAKAIGREVRGYVDEVWAAKRETAVLRGNVAKFDASDALREYLLSTGERILVEASPRDTVWGIGLGGANPAAQDPSRWRGQNLLGFALMEARRILRERTKKDPLDHT; encoded by the coding sequence ATGACCGCCCGACGCCTACCTGGCCCTCGTTATTGCGAGGCTCGTGCCACATCCGCGGCTCGAGATATCGAAGGGTTGGAGCGCCCCACGACAGCCGCGAGTTGCGAAGCTGCACGGAGGAGGATTGCAGGTTGCAGTCCCGCAACGCCGAGAGCTGCGTCGCCTGCTCCCCACGATCGTGTTCGCGGAGATCCGTTCGCTCGGAACGCGACGGGGCGCGCGCAAAAGGACCTTGACCCCATAAAGAGTCATGGTAACTCTTTCTTCGTGAATCGCGCAGACCTCATTCGCCGTACCGCTGCCGGAGAGTCGTTCAAGTGGCTCTTCTTCTGGGGGCACACCCCGAAGACCCCCGGGCGTGTCGATGCGTCCTGTCTCAGCCAGTGGTATCCGGCCTCCTTCGAGCTGGACGGTGTTCGATACGCGACTGCCGAGCACGCCATGATGGCAGAGAAGGCGCGCCTCTTCGGAGACGACGAGGCCGTCGCCCGTGTGCTCGTCGCGAAGTCGCCAGCAGAAGCGAAGGCCATCGGACGGGAGGTCCGTGGCTACGTCGATGAGGTGTGGGCAGCCAAGCGCGAAACCGCGGTACTGCGGGGAAACGTGGCCAAGTTCGACGCGAGCGACGCGCTCCGCGAGTATCTGCTGTCTACGGGCGAGCGGATCCTGGTCGAGGCCTCGCCGCGCGATACCGTATGGGGAATCGGGCTTGGTGGCGCCAACCCAGCGGCGCAGGACCCGTCACGCTGGCGAGGTCAGAACCTGCTCGGGTTCGCGCTCATGGAGGCGCGGCGCATCCTCCGCGAAAGGACAAAAAAAGACCCGCTCGATCACACCTGA
- a CDS encoding GNAT family N-acetyltransferase: MILPTDAQIAAIVPRVETPRLLLRGYRASDLDAFAANFADPIATAHMGGVVDRRMAWRMLTSSVGLWLLTGGGWWAVEDRATETFVGTVGAFFRETAPDDVELGWTVVRAHWGQGIATEAAHAAAAYAFQHLGASRVYAHIDPGNTASLRVAANIGMSYEGDADFYGAPTGRYVLEPANLTLPTRHFGLA; encoded by the coding sequence ATGATCCTCCCCACCGACGCCCAGATCGCGGCCATCGTCCCTCGCGTGGAGACGCCCCGCCTCCTGCTCCGCGGCTACCGCGCCAGCGACCTCGACGCGTTCGCGGCAAACTTCGCCGATCCGATCGCGACCGCGCACATGGGAGGCGTCGTGGATCGCCGCATGGCGTGGCGCATGCTCACCTCGAGCGTCGGGCTTTGGCTCCTCACGGGCGGAGGATGGTGGGCCGTCGAGGACCGCGCGACGGAGACCTTCGTGGGCACGGTGGGCGCCTTCTTCCGTGAGACGGCGCCCGACGACGTGGAGCTCGGATGGACCGTGGTGCGCGCTCACTGGGGGCAGGGCATCGCGACGGAAGCGGCACACGCCGCCGCGGCCTACGCGTTCCAGCACCTCGGCGCCTCGCGTGTCTACGCACACATCGACCCAGGCAACACCGCGTCGCTCCGCGTCGCGGCGAACATCGGCATGAGCTACGAGGGAGACGCCGATTTCTACGGAGCGCCCACCGGCCGGTACGTGCTGGAGCCAGCGAATCTCACCTTGCCGACACGGCATTTCGGCCTTGCGTGA
- a CDS encoding pyridoxamine 5'-phosphate oxidase family protein, with the protein MAHRLTSHTVDTEEALVALLGEPTKLVLAKLSDRLNPLTRPFIERSPFVCVATSDAEGRCDVSPRGDPPGFVKILDDVTLLLPERPGNRIADTLKNLLQRPRVGLLFFVPGVGDSFRVNGRATLTTDEAMLAPCEVEGKVPKLGIIVDIEEAYTQCSKAFLRSSLWDPSRHVDRSELATNGSILRAIHGEGFDAEGYDRERAARYARREGFY; encoded by the coding sequence ATGGCGCACAGGCTCACGTCCCACACGGTCGACACGGAAGAGGCGCTGGTCGCCCTGCTCGGCGAGCCCACGAAGCTCGTCCTCGCCAAGCTCTCCGATCGGCTGAACCCGCTCACGCGCCCCTTCATCGAGCGCTCCCCGTTCGTCTGCGTGGCCACGAGCGACGCCGAAGGTCGGTGCGACGTGAGCCCCCGAGGCGATCCGCCGGGCTTCGTGAAGATCCTCGACGACGTGACCCTGCTCTTGCCCGAGCGCCCCGGCAACCGCATCGCCGATACGCTCAAGAACCTGCTCCAGCGGCCGCGCGTGGGGCTCCTCTTTTTCGTCCCCGGCGTCGGGGACAGCTTCCGCGTGAACGGCCGCGCGACCCTCACCACCGACGAAGCCATGCTTGCCCCGTGCGAGGTCGAGGGCAAAGTCCCGAAGCTCGGCATCATCGTCGACATCGAGGAGGCCTATACGCAGTGCTCGAAGGCGTTCCTCCGCTCGTCGCTCTGGGATCCGTCGCGCCACGTCGACCGCTCGGAGCTCGCCACGAACGGGAGCATCTTGCGGGCGATCCACGGCGAAGGCTTCGACGCCGAGGGGTACGACCGCGAGCGCGCCGCCCGCTACGCGCGCCGTGAAGGCTTCTACTGA
- a CDS encoding response regulator transcription factor, with protein MTIRVLLADDQELARQGLTMVLGSRPGVEVVGAARDGVEAVALARKLRPDVCLFDIRMPRMDGIAATRELAGRGVREPMAVVVITTFDLDEYVHGALAAGARGFLLKDAGPALLFQAIEAAAAGDALIAPSVTARLLATFAAQGRRGPVTHPSEPLTEREEEVVLAVARGLTNAEIAKALFVSLSTVKTHLASLMRKLDARNRVEIAMWAYDTGRVER; from the coding sequence ATGACGATCCGTGTGCTCCTCGCCGACGATCAAGAGCTCGCGCGCCAGGGGCTCACGATGGTGCTGGGCTCGCGCCCTGGCGTCGAGGTCGTCGGCGCCGCGAGAGATGGCGTCGAGGCGGTCGCGCTCGCGCGGAAGCTCCGGCCCGACGTGTGCCTCTTCGACATCCGCATGCCCCGCATGGACGGCATCGCCGCGACGCGGGAGCTCGCGGGCCGGGGCGTCCGAGAGCCGATGGCCGTGGTCGTCATCACGACGTTCGATCTCGACGAGTACGTGCACGGGGCGCTCGCCGCGGGCGCCCGGGGCTTCCTCTTGAAAGACGCGGGGCCGGCGCTCCTCTTCCAGGCCATCGAGGCCGCGGCGGCGGGAGACGCGCTCATCGCGCCCAGCGTGACCGCGCGGCTCCTGGCGACGTTCGCCGCCCAGGGCAGGCGCGGGCCGGTCACGCACCCGAGCGAGCCGCTCACGGAGCGCGAAGAGGAGGTGGTGCTCGCGGTGGCGCGCGGCCTCACGAACGCCGAGATCGCCAAGGCGCTCTTCGTGAGCCTGAGCACCGTGAAGACCCACTTGGCGAGCCTCATGCGCAAGCTCGACGCCCGAAACCGCGTCGAGATCGCGATGTGGGCCTACGACACGGGCCGCGTGGAGAGGTAA
- a CDS encoding enoyl-CoA hydratase/isomerase family protein, whose amino-acid sequence MIYELTIAGAGRNALGTDVMNECLRKIGEAAGRPLLLTGEGPAFSAGLNLKEVAALDRAGAERFLEVLDRLVGALYTYPGPTVAWVNGHAIAGGCVLALACDYRVAAPDPSCLVGLNEVALGLQFPPRILDLVRRRVPSQHLETVVLGAGLFAPVEALRLGLLDAVREDAEAHARARLAELAAHPLEAYAAAKHAIRPPLGATAKELAAFDGTGLASWVSPELKARIAKVLRR is encoded by the coding sequence ATGATCTACGAGCTTACGATTGCGGGCGCGGGGCGAAACGCCCTCGGGACCGACGTGATGAACGAGTGCCTCCGAAAGATCGGGGAGGCGGCGGGCCGCCCGCTCCTGCTCACGGGGGAGGGGCCGGCCTTCTCGGCGGGGCTGAACCTGAAGGAGGTCGCGGCCCTCGATCGCGCGGGCGCCGAGCGGTTCCTGGAGGTGCTCGATCGTCTTGTAGGTGCGCTCTACACGTATCCGGGGCCGACCGTCGCCTGGGTGAACGGGCACGCCATCGCGGGCGGGTGCGTGCTCGCGCTCGCGTGCGACTACCGCGTGGCCGCGCCCGACCCGAGCTGCCTCGTGGGGTTGAACGAGGTGGCGCTCGGACTGCAGTTTCCACCGCGCATCCTCGACCTCGTGCGCCGTCGTGTTCCCTCGCAGCACCTCGAGACCGTGGTGCTCGGGGCCGGGCTCTTCGCTCCGGTCGAGGCCCTTCGGCTCGGGCTGCTCGATGCGGTCCGCGAAGACGCCGAGGCCCACGCGAGGGCACGCCTCGCCGAGCTCGCGGCCCATCCGCTCGAGGCGTACGCCGCCGCGAAGCACGCCATTCGCCCTCCCCTCGGTGCTACGGCGAAGGAGCTCGCCGCCTTCGACGGGACGGGCCTCGCGAGCTGGGTCTCCCCGGAGCTCAAAGCGAGGATCGCGAAGGTGCTTCGGCGCTGA
- a CDS encoding YcaQ family DNA glycosylase, translated as MPATTLDDLRRYAIARSLFAPTTLPRALARLGFVQADPLRAPARAQDLTLRHRVEGYRAGDLDRRYPKLPIEEDFLVNYGYVHRDTQALMHPREPRRPWDRKRRAQANEVLAFVRERGVVHPREVDAHFAHGKVKNWFGGTSNASTELLDGMHYRGLVRVARREGTTRLYEVREPTPAHDRDAAFDTLLDLVVRTYAPVPAVTLVQLARFLCGGVPQWREHRAEALERARARLARAEVDGTTWYFPANERPRSAKHHVEERVWLLAPFDPVVWDRARFERFWGWAYRFEAYTPAKKRLRGHYALPLLWHEHVVGWVNLSVDGGRLVPDVGFVGARPRGAAFRSALDDELERVRVFLGLA; from the coding sequence ATGCCCGCGACGACCCTGGACGACCTCCGCCGCTACGCCATCGCTCGCAGCCTCTTCGCGCCCACGACGCTCCCCCGCGCCCTCGCGCGCCTCGGGTTCGTCCAGGCCGATCCGCTCCGCGCCCCGGCCCGCGCCCAAGACCTCACGCTCCGCCACCGCGTCGAGGGCTACCGCGCGGGCGATCTCGATCGGCGGTATCCGAAGTTGCCTATCGAGGAGGATTTCCTCGTGAACTACGGGTACGTGCACCGCGACACCCAGGCGCTCATGCACCCGCGCGAGCCGAGGCGACCCTGGGACCGAAAACGCCGGGCCCAAGCGAACGAGGTCCTCGCGTTCGTGCGCGAACGTGGTGTCGTGCACCCGCGCGAGGTGGACGCACACTTCGCGCACGGCAAGGTCAAAAACTGGTTCGGCGGCACCTCGAACGCGAGCACCGAGCTCTTGGACGGCATGCACTACCGGGGTCTCGTGCGCGTGGCCCGGCGCGAGGGCACGACGCGCCTCTACGAGGTCCGCGAGCCTACGCCCGCCCACGATCGTGACGCCGCGTTCGACACCCTGCTCGACCTCGTCGTCCGCACGTACGCGCCCGTCCCCGCCGTGACATTGGTGCAGCTTGCACGCTTCTTGTGCGGGGGCGTACCGCAGTGGCGGGAGCACAGGGCGGAGGCTCTCGAACGGGCGCGCGCGCGGCTCGCCCGCGCCGAGGTCGACGGCACGACCTGGTATTTTCCCGCGAACGAGCGCCCTCGCTCCGCGAAGCACCACGTCGAAGAGCGGGTGTGGCTGCTCGCACCGTTCGATCCCGTGGTGTGGGATCGCGCGCGCTTCGAGCGCTTCTGGGGCTGGGCGTACCGCTTCGAGGCCTACACCCCCGCAAAGAAGCGGCTGCGCGGGCACTATGCGCTCCCCCTTCTGTGGCACGAGCACGTGGTGGGGTGGGTGAACCTCTCGGTCGATGGAGGCCGGCTCGTGCCCGACGTCGGCTTCGTCGGTGCGCGTCCGCGCGGTGCCGCATTCCGGAGCGCCCTCGACGACGAGCTCGAGCGCGTGCGCGTGTTCCTCGGTCTCGCGTAG
- a CDS encoding sensor histidine kinase — protein sequence MPAPAFLSFLDEPRPVAPRGVLPRDVALVLALVAAVLLESTLRAGIDHRLAHAVHGVALVLPLLARRAHPLRALGSAFALASLVPLGTTLSGQAWTDLHTTAAILLLPYTLLRWGSGREALVGLVVVAALYVVSLAGGRFRDLESAVGAAVVMAFPALLGVTVRLRASARLRQLDAARMAERAEIARELHDSVAHHLSAIALQAQGGILVAEARPADAVKVLHVVEDVASKALDELRTMVRALRADAAPALAPQHTLADLAGLADGATDELQVTVEVLAEASDVPRPVQAAVYRIAYEGVTNARRHAVGAAHVDVIVRAADRSLTVAVVDDGEGRASRGRGGLGLGLVGVAERAEMLGGRLDAGPLPGRGFRVEATFPLRKGGR from the coding sequence GTGCCTGCGCCTGCCTTCCTCTCGTTCCTCGACGAGCCTCGCCCCGTCGCGCCGCGGGGTGTCCTTCCGAGGGATGTCGCGCTCGTGCTCGCGCTCGTCGCGGCGGTGCTGCTCGAGTCGACGTTGCGGGCGGGGATCGACCACAGGCTCGCGCACGCCGTCCACGGGGTCGCGCTCGTCCTCCCGCTGCTCGCGCGGCGCGCCCACCCGCTGCGCGCCCTAGGGTCGGCTTTTGCCCTCGCGTCGCTCGTCCCGCTCGGCACGACCCTCTCGGGCCAGGCGTGGACCGACCTGCACACGACCGCCGCTATCCTCCTCCTCCCGTACACGCTGCTCCGCTGGGGCTCGGGGAGGGAGGCGCTCGTCGGCCTCGTGGTCGTCGCCGCCCTCTACGTCGTGAGCCTCGCGGGAGGCCGGTTCCGCGACCTCGAGAGCGCGGTCGGCGCCGCCGTGGTCATGGCCTTCCCGGCCCTCCTCGGCGTGACCGTGAGGCTCCGCGCGAGCGCCCGGCTCCGTCAGCTCGACGCCGCGCGCATGGCCGAGCGGGCCGAGATCGCACGGGAGCTCCACGACAGCGTCGCGCATCACCTCTCGGCCATCGCGCTCCAAGCGCAAGGGGGCATCCTGGTCGCCGAGGCGAGGCCCGCAGACGCCGTGAAGGTGCTCCACGTCGTCGAGGACGTCGCGTCGAAGGCGCTCGACGAGCTGCGCACCATGGTCCGCGCCCTCCGCGCCGACGCCGCGCCTGCCCTCGCCCCGCAGCATACGCTCGCCGACCTCGCCGGCCTCGCCGATGGCGCGACCGACGAGCTGCAAGTCACGGTGGAGGTCTTGGCCGAGGCCTCGGACGTGCCTCGGCCCGTGCAGGCCGCCGTCTACCGCATCGCCTACGAAGGGGTGACGAACGCACGTCGGCACGCGGTCGGCGCCGCCCACGTCGACGTCATCGTGCGCGCCGCGGATCGCTCGCTCACGGTCGCGGTCGTGGACGACGGTGAGGGGCGCGCTTCGCGTGGGCGTGGTGGGCTCGGGCTCGGCCTCGTCGGGGTGGCAGAGCGCGCGGAGATGCTCGGAGGGAGGCTCGACGCAGGCCCGCTCCCTGGGCGCGGCTTCCGCGTCGAGGCTACGTTCCCGCTGCGAAAGGGCGGTCGATGA